The Micromonospora sp. NBC_00421 genome contains a region encoding:
- a CDS encoding type I polyketide synthase: protein MSGARNRTSATGSLAGPDQVLSGPEVTRTGETVHGMFAAAAERHPGDVAVVDATGETSYAALRRLAAAVTDRLRRLGVGPGDVVAVRIPRGAALFAAELGIMATGAAYLPLDPADPAQRHRHLLTDADPAALLVPDDDAGTGPEGLASTMGDGRLHRLDASWWTPDDTLRAPDHDDPDAAAYLLHTSGSTGRPKGVAMPHRALVNLLRWHESARPGVHGSRTLQVCAVSFDFSFHEIYSALCLGGTLVVADDGHRRDPYALATFVAAQRVERVFLPVPALTQFAEAAVQLPEPPALRHIVTTGEQLRLTEPMRVLAGRTGVRLHNHYGATEFQDATVATLPDDVTRWPLIAPIGWPIDNVEVALLDGQHRPVPAGEPGELYVGGAGVAPGYRDQPALTAERFTTPPGLSGRWYRTGDLARRTDAGLVHQGRVDAQLKVNGVRIEPAEIEAAACAHPAVHQAAAALHEIDGRSRLVVHVVLREDAVAGDVLREVPGIVAGRLPVAVQPYGFAVVDELPLTASGKTARDRLRPPDRLVRAAPTATALPRSELERRIAAIWREELGLDDVGVRDSFFDLGGVSAQLITVRRRLTTELGLRVGATDLVEYPTIRALARRLGGDDPTVTDAGPVAVRRAGGADDDRVAVVGMAGRFPAAPDLATFWRNLCDGVDAIVECSDEDVRSQDPALSTDPDFVRMAGPIADPECFDAAYFGINAKEAALMDPQHRIFLECAVDAFEDAGEVPAGSRTGVYASSSISTYLVNNLVPHFGYAADRPLTEADTQQFMVKLGNDRNYLPTRVSYRLDLGGPSINVQSACSSSLVAVHLARRALLAGECDLALAGGVSVVVPQAAGYLYEDGLIRSRDGRSRVFDADASGTIFSNGCGVVLLKRLSAAIADGNRIYAVVAGSAVNNDGVDKLGFTAPSAARQAEVVAAALTDAGVRASELGYLEAHGTGTPLGDPIEVAGLDQALRAVGGAAPGSVAVGSVKSNIGHLDEAAGIAGLIKAALAVHHGVIPASLHFRTPNPEIDFGASALRVPTGTERWPAGRHRVAAVSSHGMGGTNSHLVLTQAPERAPESDPTVTPNGSVLLPISARAPEAAHELVARYQALLTQDGADLAGIARSAALGRTHHPYRVAVLATDAREAAELLGRATVHAPRAEGALAFVFAGQGSQWVGMGADLHAGYPVFRSAFDECAEEVRRATGTDLRELVFDGVGGELDRTAWAQPALFAVQYALARLWQSWGVQPDVVTGHSVGEFVAACLADVLSLPDALRLVLARGRLMDALPDGGAMLSLLAPPDAAAGLLAELGVEVSVAAVNDHDSVVLSGAAELIERVGVEADRRGWRSHRLRVSHAFHSALMDPMLDEFRAVAAQVDHRPPRIPVLAGRTGAAVSAFDAEHWVRHARDTVHFARCVDSAVADHAVTTIVEVSPKPTLVRFAAREGVLVVPTLREDAGRAQLLDSLRRLYLDGRQVTWSGVHRRRGEPVALPGYPWQRTRHWIEPARRTTRTGPGRSGGVFLGERVDQPGSSEIRFVSQVDPGHPRWLTQHRIFRRVVMPGVAYQDLAFAAAGEIGLLRPALDDFLIHQAMRFADDTETRDLHVVLKPVADGHAVEIHSRSEVETGPWTLHATGTLTAGSTSPVADLEALRRRFVTPVSPEEIYRGERGRLIDLGEWFQVTTELWRDGPGCLSRIALPARVTSAAHLHAVHPILLEACLLALTVTYPRPFAERTYIPVGAQRVTLHRAGTSGSAWCHAELRPTDDPDPRSLVGDITLYDDDGRVLVVMAGVLLRQATAEAMAGDADAARWRRRLYRPVWVEQALPPGTTRTALPAGARVGSWIAVGTELAHSVAEAAERQGVRCRVVADATDLAGAVSREQPDAVLLAWPAERPDPGPDAGPARDLTLSLLDCFRSLLELPSPPSVTVLTRQAWGGAPRPAQTALWGLTRVLGQERPDSLPTLVDLPAHGEDPDAIVAETAARVADEVTLHDGRRRVLRLRPDTDRPDDLTIDPGGTHLVTGGLGGLGIEVATTLVAAGVRHLALVGRSEPGEQARERIATLTAAGVEVRTFTADVSDDGQVAALVAGVGQEMPPLTGVHHLAGVLADGLLETQTPERFDQAWAAKAGGAFALHRATTHLPLTHFVLFSSSSGLLGTAGQGNYAAANTYLDGLAAARRAAGLPGVSIQWGSWAQTGMTARAGIEERLDRLGEGVLPLGEATGALRAILATPPDDGVVAVLAHTWPRYAAHHATPPGPVRDLLPADPVARPDAAGLADRLREAPPDQRRKLADGYVHDIVAEVLGVAQVETDAGLFSLGLDSLASLELRNRLQSAFAVRLGQTAVFDHPTVAGLAEHLLTVLDLPTGGPSDGPVSGPTDGASSGPADGVPVEEQSIDEVAALLAKRLENR from the coding sequence GTGAGCGGTGCCAGGAACCGGACGTCCGCCACCGGCAGCCTCGCGGGGCCGGACCAGGTCCTGAGCGGACCGGAGGTCACCCGTACCGGGGAGACCGTGCACGGGATGTTCGCCGCTGCCGCCGAGCGTCACCCCGGGGACGTCGCGGTCGTCGACGCCACCGGCGAGACCAGCTATGCGGCGCTGCGTCGGCTCGCCGCCGCGGTCACCGACCGGCTGCGCCGGCTCGGTGTGGGTCCGGGCGACGTCGTCGCCGTCCGGATACCACGCGGAGCCGCCCTCTTCGCCGCCGAGTTGGGCATCATGGCGACCGGCGCCGCCTATCTGCCGCTCGACCCGGCCGACCCGGCGCAACGCCATCGTCACCTGCTCACCGACGCCGACCCGGCGGCCCTGCTCGTCCCCGACGACGACGCCGGGACGGGCCCCGAGGGCCTGGCGTCCACCATGGGTGACGGGCGGCTGCACCGCCTCGACGCCTCGTGGTGGACCCCGGACGACACCTTGCGGGCACCCGACCACGACGACCCCGACGCGGCCGCCTACCTGCTCCACACCTCGGGATCGACGGGACGTCCCAAGGGCGTGGCGATGCCGCACCGGGCACTTGTCAACCTGCTCCGCTGGCACGAGAGCGCCCGACCGGGGGTGCACGGGTCGCGGACCCTCCAGGTGTGCGCCGTCAGCTTCGACTTCTCCTTCCACGAGATCTACTCCGCGCTCTGCCTCGGTGGCACGCTCGTCGTCGCCGACGACGGCCACCGCCGGGATCCGTACGCCCTGGCCACCTTCGTCGCGGCGCAGCGGGTGGAGCGGGTGTTCCTCCCCGTACCGGCGCTGACGCAGTTCGCCGAGGCCGCCGTGCAGCTGCCCGAGCCGCCGGCGCTGCGGCACATCGTCACCACGGGCGAGCAGTTGCGGCTCACCGAACCGATGCGCGTCCTCGCCGGACGCACCGGGGTGCGGCTGCACAACCACTACGGCGCCACCGAGTTCCAGGACGCGACGGTGGCCACGCTGCCCGACGACGTGACGCGGTGGCCGCTGATCGCCCCGATCGGCTGGCCCATCGACAACGTCGAGGTCGCGCTCCTCGACGGGCAGCACCGGCCGGTCCCCGCCGGCGAGCCCGGTGAGCTGTACGTCGGCGGGGCCGGCGTCGCCCCCGGGTACCGCGACCAGCCCGCGCTCACCGCCGAGCGGTTCACCACTCCCCCCGGGCTCTCCGGACGGTGGTACCGCACCGGTGACCTGGCCCGCCGCACCGACGCGGGGTTGGTGCACCAGGGCCGGGTCGACGCCCAGCTCAAGGTCAACGGGGTCCGGATCGAGCCGGCCGAGATCGAGGCCGCCGCCTGCGCCCACCCCGCTGTCCACCAGGCCGCCGCAGCGCTGCACGAGATCGACGGGCGGTCGCGGCTGGTCGTACACGTCGTGCTCCGCGAGGACGCGGTCGCCGGGGACGTCCTGCGCGAGGTGCCCGGGATCGTCGCCGGACGACTGCCGGTGGCGGTGCAGCCGTACGGCTTCGCGGTGGTCGACGAGCTGCCGCTCACCGCGAGCGGCAAGACGGCCCGGGACCGCCTGCGACCGCCGGACCGGCTGGTCCGCGCGGCACCGACGGCCACCGCCCTGCCGCGCAGCGAGCTGGAACGCCGGATCGCCGCGATCTGGCGGGAGGAGTTGGGGCTGGACGACGTCGGGGTCCGGGACAGCTTCTTCGACCTCGGCGGGGTGTCCGCCCAGCTGATCACCGTACGGCGGCGGCTCACCACCGAGTTGGGGCTCCGCGTCGGCGCGACCGACCTGGTCGAGTACCCGACCATCCGGGCGCTGGCCCGGCGGCTCGGCGGGGACGACCCGACAGTCACCGACGCCGGACCGGTCGCCGTGCGGCGGGCCGGCGGCGCCGACGACGACCGGGTGGCCGTCGTCGGCATGGCCGGCCGCTTCCCGGCCGCTCCCGACCTGGCGACGTTCTGGCGCAACCTGTGCGACGGCGTCGACGCGATCGTGGAGTGCTCCGACGAGGACGTCCGGTCCCAGGATCCGGCGCTGTCGACCGATCCGGACTTCGTCCGGATGGCGGGCCCGATCGCCGACCCCGAGTGTTTCGACGCGGCGTACTTCGGCATCAACGCCAAGGAAGCCGCGCTGATGGACCCGCAGCACCGGATCTTCCTGGAGTGCGCGGTCGACGCGTTCGAGGACGCCGGTGAGGTGCCGGCCGGCTCGCGTACCGGGGTGTACGCCTCCAGCAGCATCAGCACCTACCTGGTGAACAACCTGGTGCCGCACTTCGGCTACGCCGCCGACCGGCCGCTCACCGAGGCCGACACCCAGCAGTTCATGGTGAAGCTGGGCAACGACCGGAACTACCTGCCGACCCGGGTCTCCTACCGGCTCGACCTCGGCGGGCCGAGCATCAACGTGCAGTCGGCCTGTTCCAGCTCGCTGGTCGCGGTGCACCTGGCCCGACGTGCCCTGCTGGCCGGCGAGTGCGACCTCGCCCTGGCCGGTGGCGTGTCGGTGGTGGTGCCGCAGGCCGCCGGCTACCTCTACGAGGACGGTCTGATCCGCTCGCGGGACGGCCGGAGCCGGGTCTTCGACGCCGACGCGTCCGGCACGATCTTCAGCAACGGCTGCGGCGTCGTGCTGCTCAAACGGCTCTCGGCGGCGATCGCCGACGGCAACCGCATCTACGCCGTGGTGGCCGGTTCCGCGGTCAACAACGACGGCGTGGACAAGCTCGGTTTCACCGCGCCGAGCGCCGCCCGGCAGGCCGAGGTGGTGGCCGCCGCCCTGACCGACGCCGGGGTCCGCGCGTCCGAGCTCGGTTACCTCGAAGCGCACGGCACCGGCACGCCGCTCGGCGATCCGATCGAGGTGGCCGGGCTCGACCAGGCCCTGCGGGCGGTGGGCGGGGCGGCGCCGGGCAGCGTCGCGGTCGGCTCGGTCAAGAGCAACATCGGGCACCTCGACGAGGCCGCCGGCATCGCCGGGCTGATCAAGGCCGCGCTCGCCGTGCACCACGGGGTGATCCCGGCGAGCCTGCACTTCCGTACGCCCAACCCGGAGATCGACTTCGGGGCCAGCGCGCTGCGGGTGCCGACCGGCACCGAACGGTGGCCGGCGGGGCGGCACCGGGTGGCGGCGGTCAGCTCGCACGGCATGGGTGGCACCAACAGCCACCTCGTCCTCACCCAGGCGCCGGAGCGCGCCCCGGAGTCCGACCCGACAGTCACGCCGAACGGTTCGGTGCTGCTGCCGATCAGCGCCCGTGCCCCGGAGGCGGCGCACGAGTTGGTCGCCCGGTACCAGGCGCTACTCACCCAGGACGGGGCCGACCTCGCCGGCATCGCCCGGTCGGCGGCGCTCGGGCGGACCCATCACCCCTACCGGGTCGCCGTGCTCGCCACCGACGCCCGGGAGGCGGCGGAGCTGCTGGGGCGGGCGACCGTGCACGCGCCGCGCGCCGAGGGGGCGCTCGCCTTCGTCTTCGCCGGCCAGGGTTCCCAGTGGGTCGGCATGGGCGCGGACCTCCACGCCGGCTACCCGGTGTTCCGGTCGGCCTTCGACGAGTGCGCCGAGGAGGTCCGCCGGGCCACCGGCACCGACCTGCGCGAACTCGTCTTCGACGGGGTCGGCGGCGAGCTGGACCGGACGGCCTGGGCCCAGCCCGCCCTGTTCGCGGTGCAGTACGCCCTCGCCCGGCTCTGGCAGTCCTGGGGCGTACAGCCGGACGTCGTGACCGGGCACAGCGTGGGTGAGTTCGTGGCGGCCTGCCTCGCCGACGTGCTGTCCCTGCCGGACGCGCTGCGCCTGGTGCTGGCCCGGGGTCGCCTGATGGACGCGTTGCCCGACGGTGGGGCGATGTTGTCGCTGCTCGCTCCACCCGACGCCGCCGCCGGCCTGCTCGCCGAGCTGGGCGTCGAGGTGAGCGTGGCGGCGGTCAACGACCATGACTCGGTGGTGCTCTCCGGTGCCGCCGAGCTGATCGAACGGGTCGGCGTCGAGGCGGACCGTCGCGGCTGGCGGTCGCACCGGCTGCGCGTCTCGCACGCCTTCCACTCCGCGCTGATGGACCCGATGCTCGACGAGTTCCGCGCGGTCGCCGCGCAGGTGGACCACCGGCCGCCCCGCATTCCGGTGCTCGCCGGCCGCACCGGGGCGGCCGTGTCGGCCTTCGACGCCGAGCACTGGGTGCGGCACGCCCGGGACACCGTCCACTTCGCCCGCTGCGTGGACAGCGCCGTCGCCGACCACGCGGTCACCACGATCGTCGAGGTGTCACCGAAGCCGACCCTGGTCCGGTTCGCCGCCCGCGAGGGTGTGCTGGTGGTGCCGACCCTGCGCGAGGACGCCGGACGCGCACAGCTGCTGGACTCGCTGCGCCGGCTCTACCTGGACGGTCGGCAGGTGACGTGGTCCGGCGTGCACAGGCGGCGCGGCGAACCGGTCGCGTTGCCCGGCTACCCGTGGCAGCGCACCCGGCACTGGATCGAGCCCGCCCGTCGGACGACGCGGACCGGGCCGGGCCGCTCCGGCGGGGTCTTCCTCGGGGAGCGGGTGGACCAGCCGGGTAGCAGCGAGATCCGGTTCGTCTCCCAGGTCGACCCGGGCCACCCCCGGTGGTTGACGCAGCACCGCATCTTCCGGCGCGTGGTGATGCCCGGGGTCGCGTACCAGGACCTCGCCTTCGCCGCCGCCGGGGAGATCGGGCTGCTCCGGCCCGCCCTCGACGACTTCCTCATCCACCAGGCGATGCGCTTCGCCGACGACACCGAGACCCGCGACCTGCACGTGGTGCTGAAGCCGGTGGCGGACGGCCACGCGGTCGAGATCCACTCCCGGTCGGAGGTCGAGACGGGCCCGTGGACCCTGCACGCCACCGGCACCCTCACGGCCGGCTCGACGTCGCCGGTCGCCGACCTGGAGGCGCTGCGCCGGCGGTTCGTCACACCGGTCTCCCCCGAGGAGATCTACCGTGGCGAACGCGGTCGGCTCATCGACCTCGGCGAGTGGTTCCAGGTCACCACGGAGCTGTGGCGGGACGGTCCGGGCTGCCTGTCCCGCATCGCACTGCCGGCCCGGGTGACCTCGGCGGCCCACCTGCACGCGGTGCATCCCATCCTGCTGGAGGCGTGCCTGCTCGCGCTCACGGTGACCTATCCGCGACCGTTCGCCGAGCGCACGTACATCCCGGTCGGCGCCCAGCGGGTCACCCTGCACCGGGCCGGGACGTCGGGGAGCGCCTGGTGTCACGCCGAGCTGCGGCCTACCGACGACCCGGATCCGCGCTCGCTGGTCGGGGACATCACCCTCTACGACGACGACGGACGGGTCCTTGTCGTCATGGCGGGTGTGCTGCTGCGCCAGGCGACCGCCGAGGCGATGGCGGGGGACGCGGACGCCGCCCGCTGGCGACGTCGGCTGTACCGGCCGGTGTGGGTGGAGCAGGCACTGCCGCCTGGCACCACCCGGACGGCCCTGCCGGCGGGTGCACGGGTCGGCTCGTGGATCGCCGTCGGCACCGAGCTGGCGCACTCCGTCGCGGAGGCGGCCGAGCGTCAGGGGGTGCGCTGCCGGGTCGTCGCCGACGCCACCGACCTGGCCGGGGCCGTGTCCCGGGAGCAGCCGGACGCCGTACTGCTCGCCTGGCCTGCGGAGCGTCCCGACCCGGGCCCCGACGCCGGCCCGGCCCGGGACCTGACGCTGTCGCTGCTGGACTGCTTCCGGAGCCTGCTGGAGCTGCCGTCCCCGCCGTCGGTGACGGTCCTCACCCGGCAGGCCTGGGGCGGTGCACCGCGCCCCGCCCAGACCGCGCTCTGGGGGCTCACCCGGGTCCTCGGTCAGGAGCGTCCCGACAGCCTGCCGACCCTGGTCGACCTGCCCGCGCACGGCGAGGATCCGGACGCGATCGTCGCGGAGACGGCGGCCCGGGTCGCCGACGAGGTGACGCTGCACGACGGGCGACGCCGGGTGCTGCGGCTGCGGCCGGACACCGACCGGCCGGACGACCTGACGATCGACCCCGGCGGCACCCACCTCGTCACCGGCGGCCTGGGTGGTCTGGGAATCGAGGTCGCCACGACGCTGGTCGCCGCAGGCGTACGCCACCTCGCCCTCGTCGGTCGGAGCGAGCCGGGCGAGCAGGCGCGGGAGCGGATCGCCACGCTCACCGCCGCAGGCGTCGAGGTGCGTACCTTCACCGCCGACGTCAGCGACGACGGGCAGGTCGCCGCGCTGGTGGCCGGGGTCGGGCAGGAGATGCCCCCGCTGACCGGGGTGCACCACCTCGCCGGCGTGCTCGCCGACGGGCTGCTGGAGACGCAGACCCCCGAACGCTTCGACCAGGCATGGGCCGCCAAGGCGGGTGGCGCGTTCGCCCTCCACCGGGCCACCACCCACCTACCCCTGACCCACTTCGTCCTGTTCTCGTCGTCGTCCGGGCTGCTCGGCACCGCCGGGCAGGGCAACTACGCGGCGGCCAACACGTACCTCGACGGTCTCGCCGCGGCCCGGCGTGCCGCCGGGCTCCCCGGGGTGTCGATCCAGTGGGGGTCGTGGGCGCAGACTGGCATGACCGCCCGGGCCGGGATCGAGGAACGCCTCGACCGGCTCGGTGAGGGCGTGCTGCCGCTGGGCGAGGCCACCGGGGCGCTGCGGGCCATCCTGGCCACGCCGCCGGACGACGGCGTGGTGGCCGTCCTGGCGCACACCTGGCCGCGCTACGCCGCGCACCACGCCACACCGCCGGGCCCGGTGCGTGACCTGCTGCCCGCCGACCCGGTGGCACGGCCCGACGCCGCCGGCCTGGCCGACCGGCTGCGCGAGGCGCCGCCCGACCAGCGGCGCAAACTCGCCGACGGGTACGTCCACGACATCGTCGCGGAGGTGCTCGGCGTGGCCCAGGTGGAAACCGACGCCGGGCTCTTCTCCCTCGGCCTGGACTCGCTGGCCTCGTTGGAGCTGCGTAACCGGCTGCAGAGCGCGTTCGCCGTCCGGCTCGGCCAGACGGCGGTGTTCGACCATCCGACGGTGGCCGGGCTCGCCGAGCACCTGCTCACCGTCCTCGACCTGCCGACCGGCGGCCCGTCCGACGGGCCGGTCAGCGGGCCGACCGACGGGGCGTCCAGCGGGCCGGCCGACGGGGTGCCGGTGGAAGAACAGTCGATCGACGAGGTGGCCGCGTTGCTGGCGAAGAGGCTCGAGAACCGATGA
- a CDS encoding ABC transporter permease, whose translation MTTTQTRPGIPHQRRGVLRRILPVDEYAGLARVIVERSARLYLRAWAVLISGVVEPLFYLLAVTVGFRSLVPDVTLADGSTVPYVDFVAPALLAASAMNGAISETMSIYFKLRYDKLYEAMLTTPVGPLDIVLGEVGWAVLRGGFYGTVFLGVLTAMGLVSTPWAVVLVPVGLLVSFAFAAVGMAWATTLRSQAQLDYVTLASTAMFLFSTTFFPLSSYPAPLQWLVQLSPLYHGVELARMFFLGAPVPSALLHVAYLVVLAVGGLSVARARLRSMFLG comes from the coding sequence ATGACGACCACCCAGACCCGCCCGGGAATCCCGCACCAGCGGCGCGGCGTACTGCGGCGGATACTGCCGGTCGACGAGTACGCCGGTCTCGCCCGGGTCATCGTCGAGCGCTCGGCCCGGCTCTATCTGCGGGCCTGGGCGGTGCTGATCTCCGGTGTCGTCGAGCCGCTGTTCTACCTGCTCGCGGTCACTGTGGGTTTCCGCTCGCTGGTGCCGGACGTGACGCTGGCCGACGGCAGCACGGTGCCCTACGTGGACTTCGTCGCTCCCGCGCTGCTGGCGGCCTCCGCCATGAACGGGGCGATCTCGGAGACGATGAGCATCTACTTCAAGCTGCGCTACGACAAGCTGTACGAGGCGATGCTCACCACCCCGGTCGGCCCGCTCGACATCGTCCTCGGTGAGGTCGGCTGGGCGGTCCTGCGCGGCGGGTTCTACGGCACCGTCTTCCTCGGTGTGCTCACCGCCATGGGTCTGGTCTCGACACCCTGGGCCGTCGTGTTGGTCCCGGTGGGGTTGCTGGTCTCCTTCGCCTTCGCCGCCGTCGGCATGGCCTGGGCCACCACGCTGCGTTCCCAGGCCCAACTGGACTACGTGACCCTGGCCTCGACCGCGATGTTCCTCTTCTCGACCACCTTCTTCCCGCTGTCCAGCTATCCGGCGCCGTTGCAGTGGCTGGTGCAGTTGTCGCCGCTCTACCATGGCGTCGAGCTGGCCCGGATGTTCTTCCTCGGTGCACCCGTGCCGAGCGCGCTGCTGCACGTGGCGTATCTCGTCGTCCTGGCCGTGGGCGGACTGTCCGTGGCCCGTGCGCGCCTCAGGAGCATGTTCCTGGGCTGA
- a CDS encoding ABC transporter permease: MTGTTVATAPKATGRVVGVWRAATLRVEACWRWYRRSWRTTLQASALQPLLFLGAMGLCFGSQVQPGPATGGYLYVQYIAPALMVSTVLTTAVAEAGKPVLSSFQWQRDFIAVTATPVTPGQLLAGQLLWITLRLLIGAVVFLLIGILLGGWVDGWAVLAVPVAVLTGAACAAPVAAYAATVRGDGHGLVAINRFVVLPMTLFAGTFFPISALPLAVRPIAWISPLWHGNELARGLTLGGLSAPAAVLHVAYLVVLLTVGAVAARRQFYRRLVV, from the coding sequence ATGACGGGGACCACGGTGGCCACCGCACCGAAGGCCACCGGCCGGGTGGTCGGTGTCTGGCGGGCGGCCACGCTCCGGGTCGAGGCCTGCTGGCGGTGGTACCGGCGCAGCTGGCGTACCACGTTGCAGGCCTCCGCGCTGCAACCGTTGCTGTTCCTCGGCGCGATGGGGCTCTGCTTCGGCTCGCAGGTGCAGCCCGGCCCGGCGACCGGCGGTTACCTCTACGTGCAGTACATCGCGCCGGCACTCATGGTGAGCACCGTCCTCACCACGGCAGTCGCCGAGGCAGGCAAGCCGGTCCTGTCGAGTTTCCAGTGGCAGCGGGACTTCATCGCGGTGACCGCCACCCCGGTGACCCCGGGCCAGCTCCTCGCCGGGCAACTGCTGTGGATCACGCTCCGGCTGCTCATCGGGGCCGTCGTCTTCCTGCTGATCGGGATCCTCCTCGGCGGCTGGGTCGACGGGTGGGCCGTACTCGCGGTGCCGGTCGCCGTCCTCACCGGTGCGGCCTGCGCGGCGCCGGTCGCCGCCTACGCCGCGACGGTGCGCGGGGACGGGCACGGCCTGGTCGCCATCAACCGGTTCGTCGTGCTGCCGATGACCCTGTTCGCCGGCACGTTCTTCCCGATCTCGGCGCTGCCCCTCGCGGTACGGCCGATCGCCTGGATCTCCCCGCTGTGGCACGGCAACGAACTGGCGCGCGGCCTGACGCTGGGCGGCCTGTCGGCACCGGCTGCCGTCCTGCACGTCGCGTACCTCGTCGTGCTGCTCACGGTGGGTGCCGTCGCGGCGCGACGCCAGTTCTACCGGCGGCTGGTCGTATGA
- a CDS encoding ABC transporter ATP-binding protein, producing the protein MIDAALPTSPVVSAKALQKRFGDFEAVRGIDFEVQRGEVFGFLGPNGAGKSSTMRMISCISPRSSGELRILDMDPHAQGPHIRARIGVVPQQDNLDNELTVRENLLVYGRYFGLSRAHVAEKAAELMEFARLSDRANDHVEPLSGGMKRRLTIARALVNDPELVLLDEPTTGLDPQARHLLWERLYQLKQAGVTLIITTHYMDEAEQLCDRLVVMDGGRIVAEGSPADLIARYSSREVLELRFPVDRPMERTALEGLAERVEALPDRFLLYSDSGEHLLDRVSAAGMHPVSSLVRRSSLEDVFLRLTGRKLVD; encoded by the coding sequence ATGATTGATGCTGCTCTTCCGACGTCACCGGTCGTGTCGGCGAAGGCTCTCCAGAAACGCTTCGGGGACTTCGAGGCCGTCCGCGGCATCGATTTCGAGGTCCAGCGCGGCGAGGTGTTCGGATTTCTCGGACCCAACGGCGCGGGGAAGTCCTCGACGATGCGCATGATCTCCTGCATCTCCCCCCGATCCAGCGGTGAGCTGCGGATCCTCGACATGGACCCGCACGCCCAGGGGCCGCACATCCGCGCCCGGATCGGCGTCGTGCCCCAGCAGGACAATCTCGACAACGAGCTCACCGTCCGGGAGAACCTCCTCGTCTACGGGCGCTACTTCGGGCTGTCCCGGGCGCACGTGGCGGAGAAGGCCGCCGAGTTGATGGAGTTCGCCCGGCTCTCCGACCGGGCCAACGACCATGTGGAGCCGTTGTCCGGCGGCATGAAGCGCCGGCTCACCATCGCCCGGGCGCTTGTCAACGACCCCGAACTGGTCCTGTTGGACGAACCCACCACGGGCCTCGACCCGCAGGCCCGCCACCTGCTCTGGGAGCGGCTCTACCAGCTCAAGCAGGCCGGCGTCACCCTCATCATCACCACCCACTACATGGACGAGGCGGAGCAGCTCTGCGACCGCTTGGTGGTCATGGACGGTGGTCGTATCGTGGCGGAGGGCTCCCCGGCGGACCTCATCGCCCGGTACTCGAGCCGCGAGGTGCTCGAACTCCGTTTCCCCGTCGACCGACCGATGGAACGGACTGCCCTCGAAGGTCTCGCCGAGCGGGTGGAGGCGCTGCCCGACCGTTTCCTGTTGTATTCCGACAGCGGCGAGCACCTCCTCGATCGGGTCTCCGCCGCCGGCATGCATCCCGTCTCCAGCCTCGTCCGGCGCAGTTCCCTGGAGGACGTCTTCCTCAGGTTGACCGGCCGAAAGCTGGTGGACTGA